The genome window TGTAGGGAGACGGAGGTGGATATGCAGTAGCTAGGCAAAATCAAACAATGGTAGGCAAGAATGAAGGATGCATGCAGGAGCGGAAGGGATGGAAGAATGGGGCCGGTCCCGTCCAGTTTAGCCTCCGAACTGGAGTTTGGAGTTGTAGGCGGTGCCTGCCTTCCAGTTGGCGGGGATGACGTCGTCCTGAACGCGCATGCCGCCTCCCTTCGCTGTGAGGCGGATAGACAAGGGGCCCTTGAGCGGCTTGGGGGTGTTGAGCCTCCAGATGGTGCCCGACGATTGCTTCATGGGCAGAAACTCGTTGGAGCCCTTCTCCTTGACATCCACCTCGACGATGTCGACGGCGGCGTTCTTGACCAGCAGCTTCAAGTTGTTGGGGCTGGAGCCGTTCTCGACATGGAAGGCGATCTTGGTGCCCGGGGTCGCGCACCACGCGCCGCCGACCAGCAGTGCCAGTGCCACCGCCACAGCTAGctgcaaggaggaggaggatgccatTTTCAATCAATTCCTTCCTAGTCTGGAATTGTGGTGGTGATCGATCGACGGAGCTGGTATTTATACACACAGCCTAGCGACCAAAGCAGGGCACACCGACATCATCGCTGCATGTACGGTCGAGGGAGCGAGCTTGTTCAGGACAGGATTGCAACCCCTCTACGGCTGACCACCATCCGAGGTAGCTAATCCTGTCCTGCTATTATGGTGGAGACATGTCTGCAATTAGTTAATTTAGAGTCGTCCATcgacttgcatgcatgcatgctttaaTTAATTAGTAGTCGTACATATTCATAGATGTATTATTCGAGTGCTAAGAAGATGCTTGACAACTACAATTACGTCTCATTAGACAACTAAGTATATGTTACTATAATTTATACTCAAGTCAAGTTGAAGCATCATATGTACCATACATGCAGAATCTCAGAGCTAGCGGATGAGGGGTActctaagaaaaaaatagatcagtCTGAGGATATTGGTTGACAATCGCTATGAAAGGATTCTCCGGAGCCTTTGGCCTCCGAACTCCCAACAGGAAGCCTGGCCCCCGGAGGCTACGGACCCCTTCGGACCACCCCTTCGGCACGTGTGGCCTTCCGAAGATTtgaagctacagcaagtcccgCCAGAACCTTCGGCCTCTGGACTTCCAGCAGGAGGCCGGGCCTCCGGAGGTTGcagaccccttcaggccacccctccggtgcccatgcagCCTTCTGAAGCCTAAAGATGTAGCCGGccatatcagggaagaaaggataCCCTCTGTAGCtgacctgacgcgaggtgacgagcgattaataccggtgcaagtggtgcttatcctgacacc of Phragmites australis chromosome 3, lpPhrAust1.1, whole genome shotgun sequence contains these proteins:
- the LOC133911771 gene encoding major pollen allergen Cyn d 1-like; this translates as MASSSSLQLAVAVALALLVGGAWCATPGTKIAFHVENGSSPNNLKLLVKNAAVDIVEVDVKEKGSNEFLPMKQSSGTIWRLNTPKPLKGPLSIRLTAKGGGMRVQDDVIPANWKAGTAYNSKLQFGG